In the Telopea speciosissima isolate NSW1024214 ecotype Mountain lineage chromosome 2, Tspe_v1, whole genome shotgun sequence genome, one interval contains:
- the LOC122653252 gene encoding aldehyde oxidase GLOX-like: MTPSPILCFFFFFFFFLILNSVTSAASLGQWNILQQSIGISAMHMQLLNNDRVVIFDRTDFGISNLSLPDGICRNDYNDFALQHDCTAHSAEYDVTTNSVRPLMVQTDTWCSSGAVNPDGFLIQTGGFNDGERAVRIFKPCTICDWQEIPNGLNQGRWYPTNHILPDGRVIVIGGQQNNYEFYPKSSTSTTDTVFNSTFLEQTSNLYPFVHLNVDGNLFISAYNQAILFNYSTNSVVKTFPTIPDYQPRTYPFTGSSVLLPLRNLQQSSVQAEVLICGGASWDSYQQSTSGNFTEALNTCGRIRITDPNPTWTMETMPFARVMGDMTILPNGDVLIINGAARGLAGWDSGRDPVFYPVLYQPENQIGSRFQVLNPSTIPRMYHSTAILLRDGRVLVGGSNPHQYYNFTDVLYPTELSLEAFSPAYLDSEFSGLRPTIITPGSYSNISYGQQMVLQFSVWSTPVNESMIGVTMVAPSFTTHSFSMSQRLLVLDASNVTALTNSSYSMAVTIPNSAFLAPPGYYLLFVVHQDIPSQGIWVQLQ, encoded by the coding sequence ATGACTCCATCTCccattctttgtttcttcttcttcttcttcttctttctcattctGAATTCTGTTACATCAGCGGCTTCATTAGGTCAATGGAACATCCTCCAGCAAAGCATTGGCATATCAGCTATGCACATGCAACTTCTCAACAACGATCGCGTCGTCATCTTCGACCGCACCGACTTCGGCATTTCCAATCTCTCCTTGCCTGATGGAATTTGCCGGAACGACTACAATGACTTTGCCCTCCAACATGACTGCACTGCTCACTCCGCAGAATATGATGTAACTACTAACTCTGTACGTCCCCTTATGGTCCAAACCGATACCTGGTGCTCTTCCGGTGCCGTCAACCCCGATGGTTTCCTCATCCAGACCGGTGGATTCAATGACGGTGAGAGAGCCGTCAGGATTTTCAAACCCTGCACTATTTGTGATTGGCAAGAGATTCCAAATGGACTCAATCAAGGCCGTTGGTATCCCACCAATCATATACTACCGGATGGGCGGGTCATCGTGATCGGCGGCCAACAGAACAATTACGAGTTCTATCCCAAATCTTCTACATCCACCACCGATACTGTATTCAATTCAACGTTTCTAGAACAAACTAGTAATCTCTACCCATTTGTTCACCTCAATGTGGATGGAAACTTATTCATCTCCGCCTACAATCAAGCAATCTTGTTCAACTACTCCACCAACTCTGTCGTCAAAACTTTTCCGACAATTCCAGATTATCAACCTCGGACCTACCCATTCACGGGCTCCTCAGTTCTCCTCCCACTAAGGAACTTACAACAATCTTCAGTGCAAGCTGAGGTTCTCATCTGTGGTGGAGCTTCATGGGATTCATACCAGCAATCCACTTCAGGGAATTTCACCGAAGCATTAAACACATGTGGGAGGATCCGAATTACTGACCCGAATCCGACATGGACTATGGAGACGATGCCCTTCGCTAGAGTGATGGGAGACATGACCATACTCCCCAACGGCGATGTTTTGATCATCAACGGTGCCGCAAGGGGGCTTGCGGGGTGGGATTCTGGGAGAGATCCAGTGTTCTACCCGGTGCTGTATCAACCCGAGAACCAGATCGGGTCTCGATTCCAAGTACTAAACCCATCTACCATTCCACGTATGTACCATTCGACAGCAATCTTACTACGTGACGGTCGAGTTCTAGTGGGTGGAAGCAATCCACATCAGTACTACAATTTCACCGACGTTCTATATCCAACGGAATTAAGCTTAGAGGCATTCTCACCTGCTTATTTGGATTCGGAATTTTCGGGATTACGGCCGACGATCATCACTCCGGGGTCATATAGTAATATAAGTTATGGGCAACAAATGGTGTTACAGTTTTCGGTATGGAGTACTCCGGTGAACGAGAGCATGATAGGGGTGACAATGGTGGCTCCCTCTTTCACGACCCACTCGTTTTCCATGAGTCAAAGGTTATTGGTGTTGGATGCCAGTAATGTGACTGCATTGACGAACTCATCGTATTCCATGGCGGTGACGATTCCAAATTCAGCTTTCCTGGCACCTCCTGGGTATTATCTTTTATTTGTGGTGCATCAAGATATACCTAGTCAGGGGATTTGGGTTCAACTCCAGtga